In the Lepus europaeus isolate LE1 chromosome 18, mLepTim1.pri, whole genome shotgun sequence genome, one interval contains:
- the HASPIN gene encoding serine/threonine-protein kinase haspin, whose amino-acid sequence MAASLRPAGSRLFRTYGVARGQGPRRRRQPGRAVAQWFPPEDRKRFFSSSASSDASSAGRSQSVASDDPEDPDYPGSPVGRRRRRPGRRVSRNRPTATPRRLRLRARAPQKCSTPCDPLRPPPCPGRLSPDLSMCSQPTDGDELATSASLFSSPASPRGAVVSTGPSAAHVPATPLDRTVLPGSREATPRGRFTRMVLRARASLRSALFSLTDSGNPEDSEFGVNGEKVGESCGTGGRVGSSLEEGPGSCQQLGSPKAVPGDCRKASGGNDCERVRPSRKRSHREAVESSLQCKKSHRVGKESALARDRIRLQNACSWTKVRASFSFHKKKIVADVAEVCSAHTTASSLSGSLLSDCSDHPGAHRTSSAVSPWRSSSIYLLSPLNSLHVPDKKACDAGKVYWECNQEGPVPFSYCLSREKLERCEKIGEGVFGEVFQTLADHNTPVALKIIAIEGPDLVNGAHQKTFEEILPEIIISKELSLLSDEVCNRTEGFIGLNSVHCVQGSYPPLLLRAWDHYHAAKGSLNDRPDFFEEDQLFIVLEFEFGGTDLEQMKTKLSSLATAKSILHQITASLAVAEASLHFEHRDLHWGNVLLKKTGLRELQYTLNGETRAIPTCGLQVNIIDYTLSRLERDGVVVFCDVSRDEDLFSGEGDYQFEIYRLMRKENNNCWGEYHPYNNVLWLHYLTDKILKQMTFRTKCNTPAMKKMRKKIQHFHKTVLNFSSATDLLCEHSLFQ is encoded by the coding sequence atggcggcgtCACTGCGTCCGGCTGGGAGCCGGCTCTTTCGAACGTATGGGGTAGCCCGTGGCcaggggccgcggcggcggcggcagccggGCCGGGCAGTGGCGCAGTGGTTCCCGCCCGAGGATCGGAAGCGTTTCTTCAGCAGCAGCGCCAGCAGCGACGCCAGCAGCGCCGGCCGCTCGCAGTCCGTGGCTTCCGACGACCCTGAAGACCCCGACTACCCCGGCAGCCCTGTCGGTCGACGGCGGAGGCGTCCTGGCCGCCGCGTCTCCCGGAACCGGCCGACCGCCACCCCGAGACGCCTGAGGCTGCGAGCTCGGGCCCCGCAGAAGTGCAGCACCCCCTGCGACCCGCTCCGACCGCCGCCCTGCCCCGGCCGCCTGAGCCCCGACCTCAGCATGTGCAGCCAGCCCACGGATGGCGACGAGCTGGCCACCAGCGCCTCCCTCTTCAGCTCCCCGGCCTCCCCAAGGGGCGCCGTCGTCTCCACCGGCCCCTCGGCAGCCCACGTCCCGGCAACACCCCTGGACCGAACGGTTCTCCCCGGCTCCCGGGAGGCAACGCCCAGAGGCAGGTTCACCAGGATGGTCCTCCGAGCCCGTGCCAGCCTCAGGTCAGCTCTTTTTAGCCTTACGGACTCGGGAAACCCCGAGGACTCCGAGTTCGGGGTAAATGGGGAGAAGGTCGGGGAGTCCTGCGGCACCGGAGGACGTGTGGGGagcagcctggaggaggggccgggCTCTTGTCAGCAACTGGGGTCCCCCAAGGCTGTCCCCGGAGACTGTAGGAAAGCCAGTGGTGGCAACGACTGTGAGAGAGTGCGGCCAAGCCGGAAGAGGAGCCATCGAGAGGCAGTGGAGAGCTCCCTCCAGTGTAAAAAAAGCCACAGGGTGGGGAAGGAGTCAGCCCTCGCCCGGGACCGGATTCGTTTACAGAACGCCTGCTCTTGGACTAAAGTCAGGGCTTCCTTCAGTTTCCACAAGAAGAAGATCGTGGCCGACGTGGCGGAAGTGTGCAGCGCCCACACCACTGCCAGCTCCCTCTCGGGGTCCCTCCTGTCGGACTGCTCAGACCATCCCGGGGCGCACAGAACCAGCAGCGCGGTGTCCCCCTGGCGCTCGTCTTCCATCTATTTGCTAAGCCCCTTAAACTCTCTGCACGTTCCGGACAAAAAGGCGTGCGACGCTGGAAAGGTTTATTGGGAATGCAATCAGGAAGGCCCTGTCCCGTTTAGCTACTGCCTCTCCAGAGAAAAACTGGAACGCTGTGAGAAGATCGGGGAAGGGGTGTTTGGGGAAGTGTTTCAAACGCTTGCTGATCACAACACACCCGTCGCCCTGAAGATCATTGCTATCGAAGGACCCGATTTAGTCAACGGAGCCCATCAGAAAACCTTTGAGGAAATCCTGCCAGAGATTATCATCTCCAAAGAGTTGAGCCTCTTGTCCGATGAGGTGTGCAACCGCACGGAGGGCTTTATTGGACTGAACTCGGTGCACTGCGTCCAAGGGTCCTACCCTCCCTTGCTCCTCCGAGCCTGGGACCACTACCACGCAGCCAAAGGGTCCCTCAATGACCGGCCTGACTTTTTTGAGGAAGACCAGCTCTTCATTGTATTGGAGTTTGAGTTTGGAGGGACTGACTTAGAGCAGATGAAAACAAAGCTGTCCTCCCTGGCCACGGCCAAGAGCATCCTGCACCAGATCACGGCGTCCCTCGCCGTGGCAGAGGCGTCCCTGCACTTTGAGCACCGAGACCTGCACTGGGGGAACGTGCTGCTGAAGAAAACCGGCCTCAGGGAGCTCCAGTACACCCTCAACGGGGAGACCAGGGCCATCCCCACCTGCGGGCTGCAGGTCAACATCATCGACTACACCCTGTCCCGCCTGGAGCGCGACGGCGTCGTGGTGTTCTGTGACGTGTCCAGGGACGAGGACCTGTTTTCGGGCGAGGGCGACTATCAGTTCGAGATCTACAGGCTCATGAGGAAGGAGAACAACAACTGCTGGGGCGAGTATCACCCTTACAATAACGTGCTCTGGCTCCACTACCTCACCGACAAGATCCTGAAACAGATGACCTTCAGGACCAAATGTAACACCCCCGCCatgaagaaaatgaggaagaagaTCCAGCACTTCCACAAGACAGTGCTGAACTTCAGCTCCGCCACCGACCTGCTCTGCGAACACAGCCTGTTTCAGTAA